Proteins encoded together in one Marispirochaeta sp. window:
- a CDS encoding SAM-dependent methyltransferase produces MAASRRGSGKVPLLQLLCRKFPELTREELYARLLCGEVRVGSGIEKDPKALVNPAADISFVFRRYVSRGGEKLESAFKNLQFPVSGKIFIDAGSSTGGFTHFLLLHGARAVHAVDVGYNQLDYRLRNDPRVIVHERTNIQSLSSLDPGPHAAVGDLSFRSLRGVVGHILSLTQEEWGVFLLKPQFEITDPAEDFCGVVHDAATLKRTLQSTLLSLAEESIRTEAMCAAGIRGRKGNQEYMVLLRRDGSGTVQERSGRVMHLVHDILTEP; encoded by the coding sequence ATGGCTGCTTCTCGGCGAGGGTCAGGAAAAGTACCTCTTCTGCAGCTTCTTTGCCGCAAGTTTCCGGAACTGACCAGGGAAGAACTCTACGCGCGGTTGTTGTGCGGTGAGGTAAGGGTCGGCAGCGGCATTGAAAAGGATCCGAAGGCTCTGGTCAATCCAGCGGCGGATATAAGCTTTGTTTTCCGCCGTTATGTAAGCCGGGGCGGAGAGAAGCTGGAATCCGCTTTTAAGAATCTGCAGTTTCCTGTTTCCGGAAAAATTTTTATTGACGCCGGCTCTTCCACCGGGGGCTTTACCCATTTCCTGCTGCTCCATGGGGCCCGGGCAGTCCATGCGGTGGATGTCGGTTATAATCAGCTTGATTACCGGCTGCGGAACGATCCGCGGGTAATAGTCCATGAGCGTACCAATATTCAATCTTTATCATCCCTCGATCCGGGACCCCATGCCGCTGTGGGGGACCTCTCCTTTCGTTCTTTACGGGGAGTCGTGGGGCATATACTTTCTCTTACTCAGGAAGAGTGGGGTGTCTTTCTTTTGAAGCCGCAGTTTGAGATTACCGATCCCGCTGAAGATTTCTGCGGTGTAGTGCATGATGCTGCTACCCTGAAGCGTACGTTACAGAGCACACTGCTCTCCCTGGCCGAAGAATCGATCCGGACTGAGGCCATGTGTGCCGCGGGGATCCGGGGCCGCAAGGGCAACCAGGAGTATATGGTTTTATTGCGAAGAGATGGATCTGGTACTGTACAGGAACGCTCCGGCCGGGTTATGCATCTGGTCCATGATATATTGACGGAGCCCTGA
- a CDS encoding class I SAM-dependent methyltransferase, giving the protein MKQWYEALFENYAESYDRETFTRGTLGECDFIEAELSADKSKRIVDIGCGTGRHSIELAKRGYKITGVDLSVSMLERARQKAGEAGVQITFLQHDARKLPFEGNFDVALMLCEGGFPLMETDEMNFEILRNVRRALVPGGKLIFTTLNGLFPLFNSVEQFCAAESSNDNAAYRQNSFNLMTFRDHNITEIVDDNGNKQILDCNERYYVPSEITWLLKSLDFVSIDIFAARLGEFSRQHVLTKDDFEMLVIAKLD; this is encoded by the coding sequence ATGAAACAATGGTATGAAGCCTTATTCGAGAATTACGCCGAAAGCTATGACCGGGAGACCTTTACCCGGGGGACTCTCGGGGAATGCGACTTCATTGAAGCCGAGCTCTCTGCTGACAAATCAAAAAGAATCGTCGATATAGGCTGCGGGACCGGCCGCCACAGCATAGAGTTGGCAAAACGCGGTTATAAAATAACCGGGGTGGATCTTTCCGTTTCCATGCTGGAAAGGGCACGTCAAAAAGCCGGAGAAGCCGGAGTACAGATCACGTTTCTGCAGCATGATGCGCGTAAACTCCCTTTTGAGGGAAATTTTGATGTGGCGCTTATGCTGTGTGAGGGCGGTTTTCCCCTGATGGAAACCGATGAAATGAATTTCGAAATCCTCAGGAATGTGCGGCGTGCCCTGGTCCCCGGCGGGAAGCTTATCTTTACCACCCTGAACGGCCTTTTCCCTCTGTTCAACTCGGTGGAGCAGTTCTGCGCCGCCGAGTCTTCCAATGACAACGCAGCATATCGGCAGAACTCCTTTAATCTTATGACTTTCCGGGACCATAATATTACCGAGATAGTTGACGATAACGGTAATAAGCAGATTCTGGACTGCAACGAGCGTTATTATGTTCCCAGCGAAATTACCTGGCTGCTGAAAAGCCTTGACTTTGTTTCCATCGACATCTTCGCCGCCAGGCTTGGTGAGTTCTCCAGACAGCATGTTCTGACCAAAGATGATTTTGAGATGCTCGTTATAGCAAAACTCGATTGA
- a CDS encoding GerMN domain-containing protein translates to MKRKRKASLGCLFWIALILLILVIFLFNRRRIEHVLEATGFIDVLSTVQEKPQIESTEAEKPQAEEKPEQQSIPEPAQPETSEESDRREEDSFVALELVPQESSTQQQEPSPKTETQTKRLRRATLYFVFHDGTSGELRRVVRPIYYTDSPLTDTLKALLEGPSSSELNQNLLSLVPGEAKIKSVAVKDGIAYIDMTEAFRFNTFGYEGAVLQLKQLIYTATEFPTVDRVQFLIEGVKQQYLNPEGLYIGKPLGREDL, encoded by the coding sequence ATGAAGAGAAAACGAAAAGCATCTCTGGGATGTTTATTCTGGATCGCCCTGATCCTGCTGATACTGGTAATATTCCTCTTTAACCGCAGACGTATTGAACACGTGCTGGAAGCGACAGGATTTATAGATGTTCTGAGCACCGTTCAGGAAAAACCGCAGATAGAATCGACCGAAGCTGAGAAGCCTCAGGCGGAGGAGAAACCGGAGCAACAGAGCATTCCTGAACCGGCACAGCCGGAAACAAGCGAAGAAAGTGACCGGAGGGAGGAGGATTCGTTTGTCGCCCTGGAGCTTGTACCGCAGGAGTCATCAACTCAGCAGCAGGAACCTTCACCGAAAACGGAAACACAGACAAAAAGGCTGCGCAGGGCCACTCTGTACTTCGTTTTTCATGACGGCACCTCCGGTGAGTTGCGGCGAGTTGTGCGTCCTATTTATTACACCGATTCTCCACTGACGGATACACTCAAAGCACTGTTAGAGGGGCCGTCCTCTTCTGAACTGAACCAGAATCTGCTAAGCCTTGTACCCGGAGAAGCAAAAATCAAATCCGTGGCGGTAAAAGACGGTATTGCGTATATCGATATGACCGAAGCCTTCCGCTTTAACACCTTCGGTTACGAGGGAGCTGTACTCCAGCTTAAACAGCTTATCTACACTGCCACGGAGTTTCCTACTGTAGACCGGGTACAGTTCCTTATTGAAGGGGTAAAACAGCAGTATCTGAACCCGGAAGGTCTTTACATAGGAAAACCTTTGGGAAGAGAGGATCTCTAA
- the ptsP gene encoding phosphoenolpyruvate--protein phosphotransferase, translating to MRELTGISASPGITIGTAFLYIDDAFTVPRYDVDESDLEREYERFEEALEKATQEIIELKDHTSSSVGGDENKFLDAHILMIQDPEFAEQIKQNLKGKKKNVEWILQQTIQGVINKLSSSQDSYISERSIDLHDVSKRVLNHLMYRERISLADLSTEVILITHNLLPSDALAMNTRKVKGIAMDAGGKTSHTAILARAFEIPAVLGLSTVTSVARTGDTIIIDGNRGKVIVDPDEQTRKKYEEILKQWRQREVQLATLNQLPAETQDGKHILLGANIELPEETEAVIAHGADGVGLFRSEFLFMQPGGVSDEEQQYEAYSEVVKALEGKPVTIRTLDVGGDKAVPGFEQHSEKNPILGWRAVRFCFSRPDLFKIQLRAILRASVHGDLRIMFPMISGVEEVDKALDLLEEARNECREKGQSFKENISVGIMIEVPSAALTSDILARKVDFFSIGTNDLIQYTIAVDRGNERIAYLYEPFHPGVLRLIKMVIDNAHSAGIPVNMCGEMAGDPIATVILLGMGLDVFSMSSFSIPEVKQIIRSTSMMEAEELVGEIMEMKSYKEIDEHVRGWMNARYNLEGYTG from the coding sequence ATGAGAGAGCTGACGGGTATTTCGGCATCTCCGGGTATCACGATCGGTACTGCATTCCTGTACATCGACGACGCCTTCACGGTTCCACGCTATGATGTTGACGAGTCTGATCTGGAACGGGAGTACGAGCGCTTCGAGGAAGCCTTGGAGAAGGCCACACAAGAGATTATTGAACTCAAAGATCACACTTCCTCGTCGGTAGGCGGGGATGAGAATAAATTTCTCGACGCCCATATCCTGATGATACAGGATCCGGAGTTCGCGGAACAGATAAAGCAGAATCTAAAAGGGAAGAAAAAGAACGTTGAATGGATTCTGCAACAGACTATTCAGGGAGTAATCAACAAGCTTTCAAGTTCACAGGACAGCTATATCAGTGAACGTTCCATCGATCTCCACGATGTTTCCAAAAGAGTGTTGAATCATCTGATGTACAGGGAGCGGATATCTCTGGCCGATTTATCCACTGAAGTAATCCTGATAACTCATAATCTGCTGCCCTCCGACGCCCTGGCAATGAATACCCGCAAGGTAAAGGGGATTGCCATGGACGCAGGAGGCAAGACATCCCACACGGCAATCCTTGCCCGGGCATTCGAAATCCCGGCAGTCCTGGGGCTTTCCACGGTTACGAGTGTCGCGCGTACCGGGGACACGATTATCATTGATGGCAACCGCGGTAAGGTTATTGTAGACCCTGACGAGCAAACCCGGAAAAAGTACGAGGAGATTCTGAAGCAGTGGCGTCAGCGCGAGGTTCAGCTGGCTACCCTGAACCAGCTCCCCGCTGAAACCCAGGACGGTAAACATATACTGCTTGGGGCGAATATTGAGCTCCCGGAAGAGACTGAAGCGGTTATCGCCCATGGAGCGGACGGCGTCGGATTGTTCCGTTCGGAGTTTCTCTTTATGCAGCCCGGCGGGGTATCTGACGAGGAGCAGCAGTATGAAGCTTACTCGGAGGTAGTTAAGGCTCTGGAAGGTAAACCGGTAACCATCAGGACCCTCGATGTAGGGGGAGATAAGGCTGTTCCCGGTTTTGAACAGCATAGCGAGAAAAACCCGATCCTTGGCTGGCGGGCCGTGCGGTTCTGCTTTTCCCGGCCCGATCTTTTTAAAATTCAGCTCCGTGCCATTCTTCGTGCCTCGGTGCATGGCGATCTCCGCATCATGTTTCCCATGATCTCCGGGGTGGAGGAGGTGGATAAGGCATTGGATCTTCTCGAAGAAGCCAGAAATGAGTGCCGTGAAAAAGGCCAGTCCTTCAAAGAGAATATCTCTGTGGGAATCATGATTGAGGTGCCTTCGGCGGCTTTGACCTCCGATATTCTGGCCAGGAAGGTCGATTTTTTCTCCATAGGAACCAATGACCTTATACAGTACACTATCGCGGTGGACCGCGGCAACGAGCGAATCGCCTATCTGTATGAGCCTTTTCATCCAGGCGTTTTGCGCCTGATTAAAATGGTTATCGATAATGCCCACAGCGCAGGAATTCCTGTGAATATGTGCGGTGAAATGGCAGGAGACCCCATCGCAACAGTAATTCTGTTGGGAATGGGGCTGGATGTTTTTAGTATGTCCTCCTTCAGTATACCAGAGGTTAAGCAGATCATCCGTTCGACTTCGATGATGGAAGCAGAAGAGCTGGTTGGGGAGATTATGGAAATGAAGTCGTATAAAGAAATAGACGAACACGTTCGCGGATGGATGAATGCACGATATAATCTCGAAGGCTACACCGGATAG
- the der gene encoding ribosome biogenesis GTPase Der, with the protein MHDIISKATPDSLPRVVIVGRPNVGKSTLFNRLIGHRVAITDPTPGVTRDPVEARWEMDNGAVMLIDTGGYKLEHQDLDTLVTLRSLRTLDDADCIVLVLDVTEITPEDESFIERLRPFAERVIVAVNKVDHEIREPLVYNYHSFGFSRVVGISSAHGRGISELTDEIIKIIPEWGRVQEEEPAIRLAILGKPNTGKSTLLNRLCNDDRSIVSDIPGTTRDVVEGSFQYKHTLYKVLDTAGIRRRVKVTDQVEYYSVNRAIAAIERADIIFLLIDALSGLSDQDKKIAGLIVKRGRGVVMVLNKWDLMSGIANEAQAVEDRVRFLFPMLDFAPLVRISAREGEGIDNLLNTAHQVWKQLNRRVDTGELNRKLAEWTDHYDPPRDNRGQFRTKYMTQVTSNPVSFALFVNRPKGFPSGYLQYLKNRLRKDLGFTAIPLDIHLKG; encoded by the coding sequence ATGCACGATATAATCTCGAAGGCTACACCGGATAGTTTACCCCGGGTTGTAATTGTCGGCCGACCCAATGTAGGAAAATCAACACTTTTTAACAGACTTATCGGCCACAGGGTCGCGATAACGGACCCCACTCCGGGGGTTACCCGGGACCCGGTGGAGGCCCGCTGGGAAATGGACAACGGGGCTGTTATGCTGATTGATACCGGCGGATACAAACTCGAACATCAGGATTTAGATACCCTTGTAACCCTGCGCAGTCTGCGTACCCTGGATGATGCTGACTGCATTGTGCTTGTACTTGATGTCACTGAAATTACTCCCGAGGATGAATCTTTTATAGAACGATTGCGGCCTTTTGCCGAAAGGGTGATTGTGGCGGTCAACAAGGTGGATCATGAAATCCGGGAACCGCTGGTTTATAATTATCACAGTTTCGGTTTTTCCAGGGTCGTGGGAATTTCTTCTGCGCACGGCCGGGGAATCTCCGAACTGACCGATGAGATTATCAAAATTATTCCCGAGTGGGGGCGCGTTCAGGAGGAAGAGCCGGCCATACGCCTCGCCATTCTGGGAAAACCGAATACGGGTAAATCTACCTTGTTGAACAGACTGTGCAATGATGATCGTTCCATTGTGTCCGATATTCCCGGAACTACCCGTGATGTGGTTGAGGGAAGCTTTCAATATAAACATACCCTGTACAAGGTTCTGGATACTGCGGGAATCCGCCGCCGGGTAAAGGTAACCGATCAGGTTGAATATTACTCAGTTAACCGCGCCATTGCGGCTATCGAAAGGGCAGATATCATCTTTCTTTTAATCGATGCCCTTTCGGGTTTGAGCGATCAGGACAAGAAGATCGCCGGTTTGATTGTGAAACGCGGCCGGGGGGTCGTAATGGTATTGAACAAGTGGGACCTTATGTCCGGAATAGCCAACGAAGCCCAGGCGGTAGAGGACCGGGTACGCTTTCTTTTCCCTATGCTCGATTTTGCTCCCCTGGTACGGATTTCAGCCAGGGAAGGAGAGGGTATCGACAATCTGCTCAATACCGCCCACCAGGTCTGGAAACAGCTGAACAGGCGGGTGGATACCGGTGAGCTTAACCGCAAACTTGCTGAATGGACTGACCACTATGATCCTCCGCGGGACAACCGCGGTCAGTTCAGAACTAAATATATGACCCAGGTAACAAGCAATCCCGTCAGTTTTGCACTCTTTGTCAATCGCCCCAAGGGCTTTCCGTCCGGGTATCTTCAGTATTTGAAGAACCGTTTGCGAAAAGATCTCGGGTTTACTGCTATTCCCCTGGATATCCACCTGAAAGGATAA